A single Tindallia californiensis DNA region contains:
- the deoD gene encoding purine-nucleoside phosphorylase — protein sequence MSIHISAKPGEVAETILLPGDPLRAKHIADNYLEEAVCFNEVRGMYGFTGYYKGKRVSVSGTGMGIPSISIYVNELIREYNVKNLIRIGSCGSLQEEVAIRDIIIAMSANTDSNVNNIRFPQRNFAPTANFSLLEKAVETARTKGLDPKVGSVLTSDNFYHEDPEEWKMWASYGVLAVEMETAELYSLAAKYGVKALSVLTVSDHFITGEQTTSEERQKTFNDMMEIALSLA from the coding sequence ATGAGTATTCATATTTCAGCGAAACCAGGTGAAGTTGCCGAAACAATTTTATTGCCAGGAGACCCTTTGAGAGCAAAGCATATTGCAGATAATTATTTAGAAGAAGCTGTTTGCTTCAATGAAGTAAGAGGAATGTATGGATTTACAGGTTACTATAAGGGAAAAAGGGTGTCTGTTAGTGGTACAGGAATGGGAATTCCTTCGATATCAATCTATGTAAACGAGCTGATACGAGAGTATAACGTTAAAAATTTAATTCGAATTGGAAGTTGTGGATCGTTACAGGAAGAGGTAGCGATTCGTGATATTATTATTGCCATGAGTGCGAATACAGATTCTAATGTTAATAACATACGATTTCCGCAACGAAATTTTGCGCCAACAGCAAACTTTAGTTTGCTAGAAAAGGCAGTTGAAACAGCTAGAACAAAAGGATTGGATCCTAAAGTAGGTTCGGTGTTGACCTCAGACAACTTTTACCATGAAGATCCTGAAGAATGGAAAATGTGGGCTTCTTATGGCGTGTTAGCAGTTGAGATGGAAACGGCAGAACTATACTCATTGGCAGCGAAATATGGTGTTAAAGCCCTATCTGTTTTAACGGTTAGTGATCATTTTATTACCGGGGAACAAACTACGTCGGAAGAGCGGCAAAAGACCTTCAACGATATGATGGAAATAGCCCTATCCCTTGCTTAG